The nucleotide sequence TCGCCGGCATCTTCCTCGGCCAGCGCTTCCTGCACAAGGTGACGATGAGCGCCGTGCAGACCCTCACCGGGGTCCTGCTCGCCCTCATCGCCCTGGCGCTGGGCGCGGGGTTGATCTAGGCATGCGCGACCGCGGCATCCTCTACGCCACCGCCACGCTGCGCGCGCTGACGACCGGCTTCACGGGCGTCGCCCTAGGGCTCTACCTCGCCGAGACGGGACTCGCGGCGGACGCGATCGGCCGCATCGTGTCGGTGGGCCTCGCGGGCGCCGCGCTCGCGGCGCTCCTCGCTACGCTCGCCGCCGACCGCCTGGGCCGACGGCGTTTCCTCGTCGCGACAGCGCTCGTCGGCGCGCTCGGCACGCTCGTTTTCGCGCTCGTTCGCTCGCCGCTTGCGCTCGCGTTCAGCGCGGGCCTGGGCATGCTCAACGGGATGGGCCGCGATCGCGGCGCCGCGCTCATCCTCGAGCAGGCGGCGCTGCCCGCCACCGTCAGCGCCGAGCGGCGCACGCGCGCCTTCGCGGTTTACACGATGCTGCAGGACATTGGCCATGGCCTGGGCGCCCTGCTCGCCGGCCTGCCCAGCGCGCTCGCGGGTCCGGGCGACGCACCGGCCGCCTACCGACTGGCGCTCGTCGTGTGCGCGGCGGCCGCGGCGCTGATGGCCCTGCTCTACCTGCGTCTGGGACGGACGATCGAGGCCGGCGCCGGCCGCGCGCGACAGGCGCTCTCCGCGCGCAGCCGTGGCATCCTGCTGCGCCTGTCCGCGCTCTTCGGCCTCGACAGTCTGGCCGGCGGCTTCCTCTCCACCGCGCTGCTCAGCTACTTCTTCTTCGAGCGCTTCGCGGCCTCCGCCGCGGCGATCGGCGCGCTCTTCTTCGCAGCGCGGCTGCTCAACGCGCTCTCGCACCTGGGCGCGGCCTGGCTGGCCGCGCGCATCGGCCTCGTCAACACGATGGTCTTCACGCACATCCCCTCGAGCCTGCTGCTCGTCACGGTCGCCTTCGCACCCAGCTTTCCGATGGCGGCCCTGCTCTTCCTGCTGCGCGAGGGCCTCGTGGAGATGGATGTGCCGACCCGCAGCTCTTACGTGCTCGCCGTCGTCGAGCCGGGCGAGCGGACGGTCGCATCTGGCGTCACGAACCTGGTCCGCCTGGGCG is from bacterium and encodes:
- a CDS encoding MFS transporter — its product is MRDRGILYATATLRALTTGFTGVALGLYLAETGLAADAIGRIVSVGLAGAALAALLATLAADRLGRRRFLVATALVGALGTLVFALVRSPLALAFSAGLGMLNGMGRDRGAALILEQAALPATVSAERRTRAFAVYTMLQDIGHGLGALLAGLPSALAGPGDAPAAYRLALVVCAAAAALMALLYLRLGRTIEAGAGRARQALSARSRGILLRLSALFGLDSLAGGFLSTALLSYFFFERFAASAAAIGALFFAARLLNALSHLGAAWLAARIGLVNTMVFTHIPSSLLLVTVAFAPSFPMAALLFLLREGLVEMDVPTRSSYVLAVVEPGERTVASGVTNLVRLGGWAIAPALAGSLMATESLYLPLVIGAGMKIAYDLLLWRAFRGVKPSEEQGRS